From Camelina sativa cultivar DH55 chromosome 5, Cs, whole genome shotgun sequence:
TCGCTTGCCTTGGCGATGTGAAGTGGTAAAACTGGCTGTTCCCTTCACTTACTGAATGAACATTCTTAGTTTAGCTAGGTGTGTTGGTTGTGTAACTCTGTTGATAAGTTTGTATGAGTGACAATGGAAATCCACCTGTTATGTAGTTGTGAAGGGGGATACTTTAATTAGAGTTCagtgtatatgtatatgtatgctTCTGTTTTTGGGATTTACACAGAGGTTTTTCACATTGTAAAGAATTTTAATGCAGCTTATAGATACTGGCTTTTTTGTCTGCGTCAACTCATTTCTGTCATTGTTGACAGTCATGCCAATACGAGTCCTGCTGATATTCTGGGATGCTTTTAAGAAAAGGTGAGTCCTTTTTAGATTCTTCGTTGACATTAACACACTTAATATTGATCACCTCATTGTGCATCTTTAGAGTGCCTTGGCCCTTGATCATACATGATTCTGCTATTTCCATTGTGAGAAACTTAATAATATTCGTGGCAGGCAGTTCAGGAGGCCCTCGTCATCGGAGCTGTCTGATTTTgcttgttttctagttttgGCTTCTGGTACCATTCTTCTCGGGAGAACAGGTGCAATACAAATGTCTTCACTTGCTTAAGCttgtaaaatattaatgtttAATCTATGAAAACATCTGAAGTGGTACAAAGGGCATTACTTAATCTGTTAATTGTTAGATGGATAAGCTCAGCGCTTCTTTTGAAAGaatggatttttcttttaatctcaTCAAAGTGATGAGAAAATGGTGTTCAAACGGTTCTCTTatgtgtttctgttttttttttgcttatcttgactctttttttttttccgcagATATCAGCCTTATTTACCACATGATTCGTGGTCAAAGTACTATAAAACTATATGTGGTTTATAATATCTTAGAGGTAATGTAAACAAACTCCCTTTTAGATTGTGTTTCCTGCTCTAAATTTTCTTGTTCATTTCACTTTTCTTCCTTGTATCTCTAACATGATTTAGTTGGTAATATTTGCTTTCACTGCACACTTTTCTGTACAGTTTTTAACTTCTACTAAACCAACTGGTATTGACATAAAAAAACTGTGTTTCAGATATTTGATAGACTTTGTCAAAGTTTCTGTGGAGATGTATTTGGGGCCCTATTTAGTTCTGCAAAGGGAGTGGCGATTTCCACTCCTGAGAAACTGAGATTTTCGACTTGGAGATTTGTTTCTGACCTAGCATTAACTATGGCTGCCTCAAATATCCTTACAATGTGATTGCTATTTTAATTTCTGTTAGCTACTTCCAAATCTTTATTTCTGTTGTCTCCTTAACTGTGTTCACTTCTCCATTCATTCGTTTTATTAGCTCAGGCAATTACGTTGTCAACGTGTATTGTTGCTCACAACAATGCCTTGTTGGCTCTCCTGGTGTCAAATAACTTTGCTGAGATCAAAAGCAGTGTCTTTAAGCGTTTCAGCAAGGACAACATTCATGGTCTAGTATATGCGGGTAAAGCTTTTACTCCATCCTCTTTGTAGAATTTTGTGTCTTGAATACTAGGTCTCCTGTTGTCTTGattcttataatttttgaatCACCTTTCAAGATGGGGTCTGATTGTGACTGTAATTGCAGCTATTACCTTTGGTTTCTGATTGGTATGTTCTGATTTCCCTTGCAATTTCTCTACCAGATTCAATAGAGAGATTCCACATAGCAGCCTTCTTGGTGTCTGTTTTGGCTCAAAATATTCTTGAATCTGAAGGTCCATGGTTTGGAAACTTTATCTACGTAAGTGTACATAGTTTCTGgtagttttaatattttgtacaTAGTTTCTGGTAGTTTTAAATTAACTTGGACTTCTGCAGAATGCTACGACGGTCTTCTTTTGTGAGATGATGATAGACATCATCAAGCATTCGTTTCTTGCTAAGTTCAATGACATCAAACCTATAGCGTACTCGGAGTTTCTTCAAGCTCTATGCGAGCAGGTATGGATGATAGAGATTCTATAAAGTTCCATTGCTGCGTTGggtgttttgtttcttccatCCCACTTATCCTTTTCTTGTTTGTCAGACTCTAAATATTCGCCCGGAAGATAGAAAGACAAATCTCACCTTCGTTCCCCTTGCACCCGCTTGTGTGGTATATTCCTCTTTCCCTTTGACATAAATACACATTCTgacaagtaaaaagaagaagcgtGGAATGATTTGAGTGTATATGGCCCTCAGGTGATTCGGGTACTGACTCCAGTATACGCAGCACACTTGCCGTACAGTCCTCTCCCATGGAGAATGCTGTGGATGGTCATCTTATTTATCATAACATATATAATGCTCACAAGCCTCAAAGTGCTCATAGGCATGGGACTAAGGAAACATGCAACTTGGTACATTAATAGATGCCGAAGAAGAAACTCATCC
This genomic window contains:
- the LOC104787840 gene encoding protein POLLEN DEFECTIVE IN GUIDANCE 1, with translation MTIRSSKRNLSFEILSQSSSFENGGDDDVTLQSSIRRSSSDPITQNEAVESPKRKRSKKKTKKKKNKVETIPENGDSHTTTIVEGSSNDFGETTTMFENRLSYYGGGGSGSSGGGCVVTLLDGQTVHHNGFNFGELRQRNVNGSIDGSNDERWSDTMSKLYMEETSAELSSSSENLPFQEVQHQFPRSEINGNVVRRLDTEASLDWKQLVADDPDYLSAETRSPMAYFVEEIYGGISLRSTTTPGNDIERERIYDTIFRLPWRCEVLIDTGFFVCVNSFLSLLTVMPIRVLLIFWDAFKKRQFRRPSSSELSDFACFLVLASGTILLGRTDISLIYHMIRGQSTIKLYVVYNILEIFDRLCQSFCGDVFGALFSSAKGVAISTPEKLRFSTWRFVSDLALTMAASILHSFVLLAQAITLSTCIVAHNNALLALLVSNNFAEIKSSVFKRFSKDNIHGLVYADSIERFHIAAFLVSVLAQNILESEGPWFGNFIYNATTVFFCEMMIDIIKHSFLAKFNDIKPIAYSEFLQALCEQTLNIRPEDRKTNLTFVPLAPACVVIRVLTPVYAAHLPYSPLPWRMLWMVILFIITYIMLTSLKVLIGMGLRKHATWYINRCRRRNSSHLHND